The genomic interval TGGCGGCGTAGCGCTCCTTGGCGTTAAGGTGCCACAGCTAGCTCGTCTATGCGCTTTATTCAATTGATTAGCTACGTATGCTACGGCCGGGGTgtcttttttaaattattaactgaAAGATGCAGCGGCAAACACAATCCAGTGTGCAATGGCTATCCGACGTGCAAGACCAGTAAGTGCGATAGATGAGACGCGGAAAAAAAACGCGCTGCTATAATGCATTGCGTGGCCGTGCATTGTGCAGAAAGAGGCACGAAATACGGTAAAACGTGTACCTTTGGCTTCAGTGTTCCCGGTTACGTTACAGTCTGTAACATAGTAACTGGAGAGGACAATGTGGTGGTAGTTACATACTACTCATCCTTTTTTTAAAGTGCACACCCTCGACGGAacccaaaaaaaacaactggatTTACAAAAGAACAAATGAAAATTGACGAGAGAACGACCAACACGGCTGGCCGATTATTAAGTTATCCTTCAAAAAGTGGGTCCAGCGGAGCTTAGCTGCTGGTTCCGCGGTTGACGACACCGCACGAACTCCGTCGATGTCACCGGGCGGGCGGAGCCGTCGGCGCGGCACCCGCCCTCCGCCCCCGCCCCGTCTTTTACCCCAACCGGGGGGTCACAAGCCCAAAACCCTCCGAGGAGGAGTCGAGGGGAGGGACTGACGCTACTTAAAAAGGTGAAGTGAGGTGTGCGGAGGCGACAAACTGCACGCCGATACTGCCTCGTGTTAAAGCAGCCCGGTCTTGCTGTGCGAACACATATTTTTGCACAGTATTTCTACAACATTTTATATCTGACTTGCTACGCTATACTGGACTTAATACAATCACTTCAATCTATATTCCACAAAGACCTTTACAATATGCATTTATATTTCTGAAAGCACCATGCAATTGCTGATAATGGAATAAAATGTCTGAGACTGTGCAATAATAAGAATGTAAGGTAAATCGGTGTACCGTCACGTCGGCGCTCGGGGACGGTCCTTCCGTGGCCAGGCATGAAGAATGCTTCAGCGAATCGCGTTTCGGGCCCCACGAGCCACCGGGCATCCCCGAAGTTCAGACCCGGTCGGCGGCGTCGGCGGTGCGCATGCGCCGAACACAACCGATTCCGGGCTCCGGGAGCACGTGCAACGTGAACGGTGCCTAAAACCTTGTAATTACCTTGTAATTTTATTATTCGGAAGGAATGTCTTCCTCAGAGTAAAACGCACACTCCTTCCCGTCAGCTTCCAACAGATTAACTGACAGATGTTCAAAATGACTTTAAAACTACACAATTCTCCTGAATTTTTCGTTAAATTGATTCCCGTACTTACGTTCCCttacatgtatttttaaaatgtacatcaATGCATATAATGAAACACTTCTGCCAACAATCACAGCACAATTTTTAATGATTCTTCTTGGAACTGTACATAGCGAGTAGACCAAAAGCATTTTTTCCCATAAATACtattaaaaagaaattgaaGGACAACACATTTCTTGCGGGTTATCCGATAGGCTAAACTGAGGTTAAAATCTCTTAATCAAACAATTCAACTATTGTAAAATGCCAGAAGTTGTAAAATGGTTGGTTCATTCCGCCGAATGCTGAGTCTGCCCTGGGTCTCTCGGAATGCCTTGCGAGTGTACTAAGCGGGTAAGGGGAGCTGACGGGGCCACAGACCTCACCTGTAAAAGTGTCACCTTTATTGCAGGTGCAGAGCATGTGTGCATACTGAATGCATTCAGTTTGGATCAGGTACACTGCAAAGGATCCGTGGTATTACTGTACAGCTCAGCACTGGGAGCAGCCTGGCTAATGTTAGCGCTAGGCTACATTGGCCTTCTGTGAGTGTGTAGATGCCtttgttgggggagggggtggggattAGGAGTACTATATTTCAGCATCCAGGCCCATGGTCTTGTGTTGGATAACAAACCTGATTGTGATTACTGCAGGAGCAACCCCACCTCCCCAGAAGGAGCATTCCCTAGGATTTTAATCCCCCATTTCTGGgaaacaaacatacatatatagaaAAGTTAaacaaaggtaaaaaaaaagttttaatccCCTGCCAAGGCGTACATAAAAATCTACTGTGTTTCCCTCCGAGTAAGGAGGAGCCAATCAGAGAGCTGCGCCCGGTGCCGCCCGTTCAGCAGCACATGGCTGCCCTGTCTCCCCTCACCTGGCGGCCCGGATGGCACGCTGTGCCCACAGCATCCTCCATGTGTGTCCAGCTTTTAAAAACGAAGCCGCCAATGATGATCGTTTCTGCCTGCGGTTCCGACTGCATGCATGCCGTCGCGGAGGACCGCGCCTTTAATGCGTGATTCTAATGAAAAACAAGCTGCTGTCCTGGTCATCAGACTGctctgcatatatatatatatatacacacacacaccgacatacaaagctctggaaaaaattatgagaccacagcaaaattttcagtttcactcatttctcagtttatgagTATGTGCCtctgtaaaatacacatttttttgcaaactccaacctggctcttccctgcttctcattaatgaagggcttcttccttgctttatgggtcttcagtcctgcttctagaagcctgatacagactgtcctagcagtgcacttcacaccacttaatgtttcccattgtttttgaaggtcacttgatgtcatcctccaatttatgaggcactgccggataagttgacggtcatctctggcaatagaaagttgcttctgccctctggCTGGCTGTtttttggtcattgccagtgtctcctgcttcaccttgttctgctgtcttagaaaatctgagcctggaagcaacctgctgctcagtctagtcttctgccagcagaaccaggattaaaccaggatttaaaaatgcagatttttaaaatatatagtggtctcttaattttttcctatgtgtgtgtgtaagtaaCATATTAACATATAAAAAATATGGCATGTGATGAAAATAAGGATAAAGCAGTTTAAGCTTGATATCTTCCTGTCAGTGTTCACTAGGTTACATTGGAAACTTACACTCACAGGTTGAAAATAATCACTGAAATAGCACACGATTACCACAGCACATGGTCTAAGAGGACACATTCtaacacacacactctgtgTCACTAAGGCAGATTCGAGTAACTTAAAAACGAGGTCAAAATAGCAAGTTTATCAGTAACCTCTGAACATCCACATGAGGCAACATGTTAATTGGTTATGTCACATGACCATTCTGGATGGCTAGGGTTTTTTGCATTATGAATACCATCAGTCAACTAGTAATTAATCTTAAATGCTAATCCATATGCCATATAGAGATGAGAGaaacattttctgtatttttcaaACTGAAATTACACTCTCGAGTGTGCATTTAGGTTTGGattagcttttcattttaaatattaatggaGGCACGTAGAGACTGAATTACCAATAAAAACACATCAAAACAAATctgttttttaaaatcaaaGTGATACATGAAGTAGCCTGCGCCTGAGGTCACTGGAGGTCTACTCACGTTTGTCGGTCTGAAGTGACACATCTGAAGTCTAACCTCACAGGGCACGTCCTTCATCTGGACAGCCTCCTCCATAGCAATCACATAAGAGCGCTTCAGGGAGCCCCTCATGGCTCTGGGCTGCACACCAAGACATTCATGCTTATTTTCACCAATCACAGTACTTACAACCCCCTTTAAAACAATGGGATCGTTCCCTCTTACACTTACTTATCGGGTTTTAATATTACCGCTCGACCAAAGGAGCATCAGTACTGTTATTACCGGTCTAATACCaagattaaaaataataataaacacactCAGTCAGTGGAATGTTATCTTCAATTTGAAGTCAGATTGGTTTTTGTCCAGCGGAAGAAAAAGTTTTGGTATGAAAGTTTAAAAAGAATTAAATGTAATAAAGCCAAACTGGCCTCGCCCATTCCTCCCAGTCCAACCAGATTTGTTCTGATTACAGACAGTGGAAGCTGTACACTTTCCCAACCTGAGGCCATTGAACATTTAACGCTGTTGCCCTGGAAAGCTGCGTGATTCTTTCCTGCTGAAAGTTAAGCTCACATTGGCACAGGGTGCGTGATACAGCTCCGTGCTTTTTGGCGAGGCCCAGAACCGGGTGCGCGGACTTCCCAAGAACTCCACGTGATACTTCTGCATGCCGCCATCACCGCCGAGCTTCACGCATTCCCCCGATTCCGGGTCGGGGCTCAGAACGGCCGGCCACCTGACACACAGGAGAGCTGGCCATCAACCACTTGACAGTACTGATAACATAACAGGGATGCAGGCTAACCGCCATGGAGTGTAAGGAGAAAGCTCCACTTCTGTCTTAAACCTTCTTTCCTATGCAGTTGCTGTAAAACAATCTTTCATCTCAATTAATACATACCGTCATTTGATAACCCTCGCTAAAACAATGTCTGCCAAAGTTGTTTTCTTACAGCATTTGTAAACAGTCCCCTTTTGCACATTGCTTAATAAATGTAAACGTGAAAGGAAGGCAGATTTTTCTTCAGGCATCTGCGGGGACACTGTACCAGTGCCAGACCTTGGCGCTGAACTGCCGCTGTAACGGCATGCGTTGCAGCTACTGAAGAAATGCGTCAGAATGAACACGCTGGATGCAGTGTCGCACAGCTTCATTTACACCAAGGTAAGTAGCTACGCCACACTAGGGCAGCGGAGTTTGGATAAACAGCCACAGCAAAGCAACAACAGAACTTATACAAGgagataattacattttaaagaaGATTTATAAGCATTTTAAAGAAGCTTTTTGAAGTTATACCCTCATACCTCTAGCACGGATCTTCTAAACTGAACCCAGGATTCAACATTCAGTCCATTCATATGGATTAACGTCTGTTTATTTACATGAAAGTAGCCCAGCCTTTTGTTCATGATTGGAGAATCATGGGAATTCCTGTATGTATTAACACCATTGCTATGCTGGCTGACCGTTGTTTCCATGTGCCTTTAAAGCTTTAAAAGACAGTTACATGTAAAAACCTTGTGATAACAGGGTCATGAAATATCACTGCCTGCAGGTGGTAAATTTATCTATGTAATATGCTATCAATGACCTTActataaaaaaatctgtaagcGGTAATGAGCCAGAGGGTTTATAGATTAAATGATCCCTGTTAGATAAGCGTATTTCAGGTACGCTTCATTAACTTCAGGATAGAGGGGCTCCTGAGCACTGATCCAGGATCAGCTTCATGCCTTCTTATTGTAACAGCTGGTATTATGAGCAAAACTATAAAAGGTCTCACTCTCATTCTTCAAAGAGCCCAGTTTTTAAGAGCCTAAGTTATACATTTCCTCTATGCTTTTATTAAGTCCTTGCACCATGTTTAAAGGATATGCTGTCACCAGTGCTTCTGTTGACACGACTGTGCTTTTTAAAGAGCTTCCCGACCTTGGCCTCTCGCTAAGGCTGTCTTACCATGGCCACCTGCCTGCTTTCACCATCAGCAAGGTCCCGACGGGAAGCTGGCAGCGCCTCCCCCTCAGCTCCTGGGAGACGGAGCGGTGACAGAACGGCTCCGGGTTGGTTCGACCGCTCCACAGCTGATCCGGATCGAATGTGCAGCCATCTCTCACAGACTGCTGCCTCCTTTTGAGGCCTGCCTCAGAGTCATGCTTCACCAAGGCCCTGTCCACGTAAAATGGaacctcctcctgctgctcgCTCTGACTCTGGGACTCCATTCCCTCTGGGCGAAAGGAGGCTGCCACTAGCTGGCCTAAGACATGCAGAATTTATCAGCGAATATTTACTCTCTTTAATAGGTATTATCCATGGCACGACAACACGGTCAGGTGACCCAGTTAACGGATGAGAAATTCTTATTTCTGAACATGAAGAAAAGTATCTACTACCAATTTGTATAATGATGACCTGTTTCAACAGCTATTAACCAGGCAATACACTGCCTTTGTTTTTGCTTAATTTTCATAGCATTTTCGAAGGACTGTTTTAGGCTCCTTTATGcccataaatattaaaagtgaattaagctttttttttttttgcttataaAGTACATTACCTCAGTACCTATAATAATTATTGTATTCTTTTAcctgaaatccatccatcttctgtacctgGTTATCCAGTACAGGACACATACACTTACACAATATGGGCACTTCAGATACACAAATTCACATACTTTTGGTATGCGAGAGGAAACCCACAGAAATTGTACGAGgggtgggaatcaaacccaTAATGCTGGTTGTGAGCTGGCACTGTACTACTCACAGAGCCACCAGGTtatgtacatccatccatcttctcacCATTTAAACCAGGCAGCATCATATGGGGGGCTGGAGCTTTACTTTGGAAGGATTCCattccctcacagggcacatacacacacagatgtcaGTTAACCTACTATGTGTTCCTCAATCCCGTTCTCAGGGACTCATAGTCGGTCCAtgttgctccctccgagctccctgccagacagtccgcatttttgcaccaggctgggagggagcaaaaacgtggactgactgtgggtccgcATGGACCAGATTGGAAAACATGGGCCTACTATATGTCATTGGCattgtgtatgcgggttttcgcagcaactccctaattaggtcactaattagaggactcattggctgaagagtcctcacacctgggtttgaacagctgacctacaggttatcccaaaaacctgcatacacgccggccctttgcggataagattggccacccctgagctAGAGGAAACCCACCAGGCAAGGGGAAAACAAGCATGCTCCACACAAACGCAGACAGCAGCGCTACTCACTGCCACCATGACACCAATATATGTACATGTAGAGCCAAAATAATACAGTGGcaatacaaaatatttacacTGAGTTTTGGCAAGTAGCAAATGAACATCACACTGAAACCACATAATGTATCAACAATGGTAAGACGAGTTTCAGTGGTTTCAGCCTCCAAAGAGAGAAACATAGAGACCTTTAGTTATATGTATAACACAGTGTAAACATTAATATTGTTCTTTTGATATTTTTTGCAACTAACTATATTAACTCTAACCAAAGAACGTGCTATTTTGAAGTGATAACCTGGAGTAACATTTACAAGTTATTTtagttatttaattttaaaagacGTGAAAATTATATAGTAGGAAAGATCATGTAACtaaatacattatatttcaTTACAGTCTCAGGTTTTTGCGTTAAACATTCACGAGAAGAAAAATTAGACAGCTGCCCAGAGTCATTTCTGaaataatgccttttaagctAAGATCATTAATCATGCCACGGCGTTATTACCGAATGGCACGGTGTCTTAAAGCGTAACACTTTTGCCTCACGACTCTGTTAAGTTTAAACGTTCACCCTGTCGCGCGGGTTTTCTTATTCGGTTTCTTCACCCAGTCCAAAGACTTGCTGCGAGGTTAATCAGTGTCTCAAACAGTGTGACTGTGTGGTTGCGTGTACAGTATGTGCCAggcgacagactggcatcccatataGGGTGTACCTCAGCCTTGTGCCACAACTGCCGCGGAAAGGCTCGGGGCTAGCACGCGATCATGACTAGGACATGCGGTTACAAGGTGAATGACACAAAGaaatacatatgttaaaaataaatactgagtACCTAAAGCCGCTGGGTGATTTGACTCACTATCGGTTTAGTCGTATCACGTGACTATTACGTCACTTCCGCATGTTAGTCCCGGCCGGATGAGCCGTTTCCGGTCCCGTGCCTCATCTTCAGTGTTTTTTAGACCGATGGTGGTCGGAAGCGATCGAGTCGAGGGGGGATCGCATTTTTATAGTCTTATTATGAAAACGTGACCTGTCCCGATGTTATTTCCCTATTTCTAATAACTTCCTTTTTTAGAAAAGTTGTATTTTCAGCGACTGGTAAGTGGCTAGCTGGCTGAGTAACCAAAAGTGTCAAAGTTGACAAACTAGACAGCCAGGAAGTCAAACGGAATCATTTATACAGATTCAAATGGTTGGATCTGTTGTTATGTATGAGATATACAGCCGATTTTGTTGCATTTCTCAAATAAGGATATGCCGTGTCATTCCACGGTCAGTCCGTGATCATTCCTATTTTAGTTGTCATCTGAAGTTCTTTGATGGGCATACTGGCGGACCAGctattttctgtctttttttgtttgggGTTATTCTGCCAGCTGATTTCACATCACGTTATTAAGGCTGTCGTTtggtgtgggtgggtgtgtgtgtgtgtgtgtgtgtgcgcgcgctatatatatatatataataataataataataa from Paramormyrops kingsleyae isolate MSU_618 chromosome 9, PKINGS_0.4, whole genome shotgun sequence carries:
- the LOC111841717 gene encoding zinc finger CW-type PWWP domain protein 2 homolog isoform X2, with the translated sequence MESQSQSEQQEEVPFYVDRALVKHDSEAGLKRRQQSVRDGCTFDPDQLWSGRTNPEPFCHRSVSQELRGRRCQLPVGTLLMVKAGRWPWWPAVLSPDPESGECVKLGGDGGMQKYHVEFLGSPRTRFWASPKSTELYHAPCANPRAMRGSLKRSYVIAMEEAVQMKDVPCEVRLQMCHFRPTNNHALKARSSATACMQSEPQAETIIIGGFVFKSWTHMEDAVGTACHPGRQVRSVAPSAPLTRLVHSQGIPRDPGQTQHSAE
- the LOC111841717 gene encoding zinc finger CW-type PWWP domain protein 2 homolog isoform X3, which translates into the protein MESQSQSEQQEEVPFYVDRALVKHDSEAGLKRRQQSVRDGCTFDPDQLWSGRTNPEPFCHRSVSQELRGRRCQLPVGTLLMVKAGRWPWWPAVLSPDPESGECVKLGGDGGMQKYHVEFLGSPRTRFWASPKSTELYHAPCANPRAMRGSLKRSYVIAMEEAVQMKDVPCEVRLQMCHFRPTNARSSATACMQSEPQAETIIIGGFVFKSWTHMEDAVGTACHPGRQVRSVAPSAPLTRLVHSQGIPRDPGQTQHSAE
- the LOC111841717 gene encoding zinc finger CW-type PWWP domain protein 2 homolog isoform X1, which encodes MESQSQSEQQEEVPFYVDRALVKHDSEAGLKRRQQSVRDGCTFDPDQLWSGRTNPEPFCHRSVSQELRGRRCQLPVGTLLMVKAGRWPWWPAVLSPDPESGECVKLGGDGGMQKYHVEFLGSPRTRFWASPKSTELYHAPCANPRAMRGSLKRSYVIAMEEAVQMKDVPCEVRLQMCHFRPTNKTRLSSRLLPGSDFLRQQNKVKQETLAMTKKQPARGQKQLSIARDDRQLIRQCLINWRMTSSDLQKQWETLSGVKCTARTVCIRLLEAGLKTHKARKKPFINEKQGRARLEFAKKCVFYRGTYS